One genomic segment of Natrononativus amylolyticus includes these proteins:
- a CDS encoding presenilin family intramembrane aspartyl protease PSH, giving the protein MNDRARVLAAVGVTVLLFLGVQLGALALIEPFHDADRQAVENPEDPTNSVVYFVAILLATGFMLAAFKYDVQWLIRGLIIGVSVFLAWFVFAEILPPLIVVGGLNALALGGALLVGLGLLVYPEWYVIDTAGVVMGAGAAGLFGISFGLLPALVLLVVLAVYDAISVYKTKHMLSLAEGVMDLKIPVVLVVPTTLSYSYLEAMDADPDAEREGGIESPEDAGLEGGQRDALFIGLGDAVIPTILVASAAYFVDAGTLDVPGIVLNVPALGALLGTIAGLLVLMHMVLKGRPHAGLPLLNGGAIAGYLLGALASGVSLTGAIGL; this is encoded by the coding sequence ATGAACGATCGCGCGCGGGTTCTCGCCGCCGTCGGGGTGACGGTGCTGTTGTTTCTCGGGGTTCAACTGGGTGCGCTGGCGCTGATCGAGCCGTTTCACGACGCCGACCGCCAGGCCGTCGAGAACCCCGAGGACCCGACGAACAGCGTGGTCTACTTCGTGGCGATTCTCCTCGCGACGGGCTTTATGCTCGCCGCGTTCAAGTACGACGTCCAGTGGCTCATCCGCGGGCTGATCATCGGGGTGAGCGTGTTTCTGGCGTGGTTCGTCTTCGCCGAGATCCTGCCGCCGCTGATCGTCGTCGGCGGACTGAACGCCCTCGCGCTCGGGGGCGCCCTGCTCGTCGGTCTCGGGCTGCTCGTCTATCCGGAGTGGTACGTCATCGACACCGCCGGGGTGGTGATGGGCGCCGGCGCGGCCGGCCTGTTCGGCATCAGCTTCGGGCTCCTCCCCGCGCTCGTCCTGCTGGTGGTGCTCGCCGTCTACGACGCCATCAGCGTCTACAAGACCAAGCACATGCTCAGCCTCGCCGAGGGCGTCATGGACCTCAAGATCCCGGTCGTCCTCGTGGTTCCGACGACGCTCTCTTACTCCTACCTCGAGGCGATGGACGCCGACCCCGACGCCGAACGCGAGGGCGGGATCGAATCGCCGGAGGACGCCGGCCTCGAGGGTGGACAGCGCGACGCCCTGTTCATCGGCCTCGGCGACGCGGTGATCCCGACGATCCTCGTCGCCAGCGCCGCCTACTTCGTCGACGCGGGAACGCTCGACGTTCCCGGCATCGTCCTCAACGTCCCGGCCCTCGGCGCGCTGCTGGGAACGATCGCCGGCCTGCTCGTCCTGATGCACATGGTCCTCAAGGGACGCCCGCACGCGGGGCTGCCGCTGCTCAACGGCGGTGCGATCGCCGGCTACCTGCTCGGGGCGCTCGCCAGCGGCGTCTCGCTGACCGGCGCGATCGGCCTGTAA